Proteins co-encoded in one Cupriavidus taiwanensis genomic window:
- a CDS encoding alpha/beta fold hydrolase has product MEQNQRPTSPEPARDVLDALERGFAQRVAQVDGGRVAYRCGGGAGPVVVLLHGISSGAASWLPCASLLAAHARVIAWDAPGYGDSAPLAQARPLAMDYARRLEGLLATLGVQPALVVGHSLGALMAAAYAATARQLPGRLLLLSVAQGYGAAGKEAQASAVASQRLEALESLGVDGLAQRGPTRLLGETADAGAQAWVRWNMRRLNPDGYRQAVAMLCGDDIDAYLARRPQRLPTQIACGGRDVVTTPPACAALAERFGLPFTLIPDAGHACYIDQAAATARLIRSVLPAGE; this is encoded by the coding sequence ATGGAACAAAATCAGCGCCCAACCTCCCCGGAACCGGCCCGTGACGTGCTGGACGCCCTTGAGCGCGGGTTTGCCCAGCGCGTGGCCCAGGTGGATGGCGGGCGCGTCGCCTACCGCTGCGGCGGCGGCGCCGGGCCGGTGGTGGTGCTGCTGCACGGCATCAGCTCCGGTGCGGCGTCGTGGCTGCCGTGCGCCAGCCTGCTGGCCGCGCATGCGCGCGTGATCGCCTGGGACGCGCCGGGCTACGGCGACTCTGCCCCGCTGGCGCAGGCGCGGCCGCTGGCCATGGACTATGCGCGGCGGCTCGAGGGCCTGCTGGCGACGCTCGGCGTGCAGCCGGCGCTGGTGGTGGGGCATTCCCTGGGCGCGCTGATGGCGGCCGCCTATGCCGCCACGGCGCGCCAGCTGCCGGGCCGCTTGCTGCTGCTGAGCGTGGCGCAAGGCTACGGCGCGGCCGGCAAGGAAGCGCAGGCCAGCGCGGTGGCCAGCCAGCGGCTGGAAGCGCTCGAGTCGCTCGGCGTCGACGGGCTGGCCCAGCGCGGCCCGACGCGGCTGCTCGGCGAAACGGCCGATGCGGGCGCCCAGGCCTGGGTGCGCTGGAACATGCGGCGGCTCAATCCTGACGGTTACCGCCAGGCCGTGGCAATGCTGTGCGGCGACGACATCGACGCCTACCTGGCGCGGCGCCCCCAACGGCTGCCGACGCAGATCGCCTGCGGCGGCCGCGATGTCGTCACCACGCCGCCCGCCTGCGCGGCCCTGGCCGAACGCTTCGGCCTGCCATTCACGCTGATCCCGGATGCGGGTCATGCCTGCTATATCGACCAGGCCGCCGCCACGGCGCGGCTGATCCGGTCCGTCCTGCCGGCCGGCGAGTGA
- a CDS encoding recombinase-like helix-turn-helix domain-containing protein has product MESLSYNPNLVPWERPAPNNVAGKGHIERPGKVANIVWQTRAAAPSAYENALGDALEAAFEGGAQDPQDIVRAFNAAGFLTVDSQPWTEARFLSEMRRLGA; this is encoded by the coding sequence ATGGAAAGCCTCTCGTACAACCCGAACCTGGTGCCCTGGGAGCGTCCGGCGCCGAACAACGTCGCAGGCAAGGGCCATATCGAGCGACCCGGCAAGGTCGCCAACATCGTCTGGCAGACCCGCGCCGCCGCGCCGAGCGCGTACGAAAACGCGCTCGGCGACGCGCTCGAGGCCGCCTTCGAAGGCGGTGCGCAGGACCCGCAGGACATCGTGCGCGCGTTCAACGCCGCCGGCTTCCTCACCGTCGACAGCCAGCCCTGGACCGAAGCGCGCTTCCTGTCGGAAATGCGCCGCCTGGGCGCCTGA
- a CDS encoding aromatic ring-hydroxylating oxygenase subunit alpha gives MESNKQARAEARLNTGLRNYWYPVAASWAVTHAPIGITRLSQNIVLWRDGAGQVHALEDRCPHRGARLSMGWNLGDRVACWYHGVEVGGDGQVKSVPAVESCPLEGRTCVRSYPVQERAGAIFLWFGEQAPQGEGSPDELRLPEELVSDEHSHFLCVAHWDCNYRYAIDNVMDPMHGAYLHAVSHSMASGEKSAVMQIRETEHGLVFEKTGQRGVNFDWVEFGETGTLWLRLAIPYRAKVGPGGPFGIVGMATPVDEDHCMVFFWRTRHVQGWERDVWRFLYRNRLEQLHWDVLEQDRVVLEMMAPNARDHEMLYQHDAGITRVRRLLKRRAEQEVADEPVAVLKPAQASGAASHA, from the coding sequence ATGGAATCGAACAAGCAAGCCCGCGCCGAAGCCCGCCTGAACACCGGCCTGCGCAACTACTGGTACCCCGTCGCCGCCTCGTGGGCGGTGACCCATGCCCCGATCGGCATCACCCGCCTGAGCCAGAACATCGTGCTGTGGCGCGACGGCGCCGGCCAGGTGCACGCGCTGGAAGACCGCTGCCCGCACCGCGGCGCGCGCCTGTCGATGGGCTGGAACCTGGGCGACCGCGTCGCGTGCTGGTACCACGGCGTCGAAGTCGGCGGCGACGGCCAGGTCAAGAGCGTGCCGGCGGTGGAAAGCTGCCCGCTGGAAGGCCGCACCTGCGTGCGCAGCTACCCGGTGCAGGAGCGGGCCGGCGCGATCTTCCTGTGGTTCGGCGAGCAGGCCCCGCAGGGCGAAGGCAGCCCCGACGAACTGCGCCTGCCCGAGGAACTGGTCAGCGACGAGCACAGCCACTTCCTGTGCGTGGCGCACTGGGACTGCAACTACCGCTACGCCATCGACAACGTCATGGACCCGATGCACGGCGCCTACCTGCACGCGGTGTCGCATTCGATGGCCTCGGGCGAGAAGTCCGCGGTGATGCAGATCCGCGAGACCGAGCACGGCCTGGTGTTCGAGAAGACCGGCCAGCGCGGCGTCAACTTTGACTGGGTGGAATTCGGCGAGACCGGCACGCTGTGGCTGCGCCTGGCGATCCCGTACCGCGCCAAGGTCGGCCCGGGCGGCCCGTTCGGCATTGTCGGCATGGCCACGCCGGTGGACGAGGACCACTGCATGGTGTTCTTCTGGCGCACCCGCCACGTGCAGGGCTGGGAGCGCGACGTGTGGCGCTTCCTGTATCGCAACCGCCTGGAGCAGCTGCACTGGGACGTGCTCGAGCAGGACCGCGTGGTGCTTGAAATGATGGCGCCGAATGCGCGCGACCACGAGATGCTGTACCAGCACGATGCCGGCATCACGCGCGTGCGCCGGCTGCTCAAGCGCCGCGCCGAGCAGGAAGTCGCCGACGAGCCGGTGGCCGTGCTGAAACCGGCGCAAGCCTCGGGAGCCGCCAGCCATGCCTGA
- a CDS encoding SDR family oxidoreductase: protein MPEAIRNNTLLAGRKVLVTGAARGLGLAFATSLAEAGASVAMADILAERLQQEADALRARGLKVVPVTLDLSDPASVQACADAAVKALGGLDGLVNNAAVTDSGGRDAGAIDIATWDRVMNVNVRGTWLMTAACLPALRASGRGAVVNLASDTPLWGAPNLLAYVASKSAIIGMTRSLARELGRDQITVNAVAPGLTLVEATEYVPQHRHDLYREQRAIQREQLPDDVCGAVLFALSDLARFVTGQTLAVNGGFVMH from the coding sequence ATGCCTGAGGCCATCCGGAACAACACGCTGCTGGCCGGCCGCAAGGTGCTGGTCACCGGCGCCGCGCGCGGCCTGGGCCTGGCCTTCGCCACGTCGCTGGCCGAAGCCGGCGCCAGCGTGGCGATGGCCGACATCCTGGCCGAGCGCCTGCAGCAGGAGGCCGACGCGCTGCGCGCCCGCGGCCTGAAGGTGGTGCCGGTCACGCTGGACCTGTCGGATCCCGCCTCGGTGCAGGCTTGCGCCGACGCCGCGGTGAAGGCCCTCGGCGGCCTCGACGGCCTGGTCAACAACGCCGCCGTAACTGATTCGGGCGGCCGCGACGCCGGCGCCATCGATATCGCCACCTGGGACCGCGTGATGAACGTCAACGTGCGCGGCACCTGGCTGATGACCGCGGCGTGCCTGCCGGCGCTGCGCGCCAGCGGCCGTGGCGCGGTGGTCAACCTGGCCTCGGACACGCCGCTGTGGGGCGCGCCCAACCTGCTGGCCTACGTCGCCAGCAAGAGCGCCATCATCGGCATGACCCGCTCGCTGGCGCGCGAGCTGGGCCGCGACCAGATCACGGTAAACGCCGTGGCGCCGGGCCTGACCCTGGTCGAGGCCACCGAATACGTGCCCCAGCACCGGCACGACCTGTACCGCGAGCAACGCGCGATCCAGCGCGAGCAGCTGCCCGACGACGTCTGCGGCGCGGTGCTGTTCGCCCTGTCCGACCTTGCCCGCTTCGTGACCGGCCAGACCCTGGCGGTCAACGGCGGCTTTGTCATGCACTGA
- a CDS encoding cupin domain-containing protein yields the protein MSDLSQQQNIKRSWDQPDGASFDQWMESRVARFSTRKYDWDALKFQADYDPKYRRAQMRYLGTGGTGVAADTNTVPSEHFTFSTMVIPAGHEGPSHLHTDVEEVFFILRGKVKLILEKDGERFETILTERDLVSVPPGVYREEINIGDEDVLMCVMLGAQKPITPTYPPEHPLAQIKR from the coding sequence ATGAGCGATCTTTCCCAACAGCAAAACATCAAGCGTTCCTGGGACCAGCCGGACGGCGCCTCGTTCGACCAGTGGATGGAAAGCCGCGTCGCGCGCTTCTCCACGCGCAAGTACGACTGGGACGCGCTGAAGTTCCAGGCCGACTACGACCCCAAGTACCGCCGCGCGCAGATGCGCTACCTGGGCACCGGCGGCACCGGCGTGGCCGCCGACACCAACACCGTGCCGAGCGAGCACTTCACCTTTTCCACCATGGTGATTCCTGCCGGCCATGAAGGCCCGTCGCACCTGCACACCGACGTGGAAGAGGTGTTCTTCATCCTGCGCGGCAAGGTCAAGCTGATCCTGGAAAAGGACGGCGAGCGCTTCGAGACCATCCTGACCGAGCGCGACCTGGTGTCGGTGCCACCGGGCGTGTACCGCGAGGAAATCAACATCGGCGACGAAGACGTGCTGATGTGCGTGATGCTCGGCGCCCAAAAGCCGATCACGCCGACCTACCCGCCCGAGCACCCGCTGGCGCAGATCAAGCGCTGA